The Bombus pyrosoma isolate SC7728 linkage group LG3, ASM1482585v1, whole genome shotgun sequence genome has a segment encoding these proteins:
- the LOC122566397 gene encoding TRPL translocation defect protein 14 isoform X9, whose product MLCAFLNAKDLVVVKQPDRHGYAHSSRTWAGSGGIKFSDLNAEEAKGSGSRPSITKSSQRHCRNRSDKGEARWPEILEVDSGEAFKFQENLLRTMIQIENTFFQLGDSCSRNCLIICDRGAMDASAFISKDKWELMMASNGWNNVELRDNRYNQIIHMVSAANGAEEFYSTEDHACRSEGVVVARELDYKAAAAWVGHPYFDVIDNSQDFEAKLCRMIECVCQKLGIDTGDRLRASSRKVKFLVKGPLPADSEFPPFQDFDVVHNYLQSNNPKMQARLRKRGQKGHWSYIHTIRRPKMCGQVIEVKTQLTHRDYLNMLAQRDDSHFTIFKRRRCFLINNQYFQLDIYREPAHPRCRGLMLLETYTALSGDQLKNILPQFLRIEKEVTGNPDYSMFNLSLREEWNSTNKFCHNLQDYALAGLTESGSTETKSTCTSEAKDTSVKKTVNGLDCCRVNGVDVVINSVDKVVNGVQNGVYGVTNGIVKFAEQNSIKSNTQECGSPTKH is encoded by the exons CAAAGGGATCCGGGTCGCGTCCTTCGATTACGAAGTCCTCGCAGCGACATTGCAGGAACAGGTCGGACAAAGGCGAAGCAAGGTGGCCGGAGATCTTGGAAGTTGACTCTGGTGAGG CGTTCAAATTTCAAGAGAATCTTCTGCGCACGATGATACAGATAGAGAATACGTTCTTCCAGCTGGGTGACAGCTGTTCGCGAAATTGTCTTATTATCTGTGATCGTGGTGCCATGGATGCCTCTGCAT TTATATCGAAAGATAAATGGGAACTGATGATGGCTTCGAACGGATGGAACAACGTGGAGCTTCGAGACAACAGGTACAATCAGATCATCCATATGGTCTCGGCAGCAAACGGCGCCGAAGAATTCTACTCGACGGAAGATCACGCGTGCCGTTCGGAAGGCGTCGTGGTAGCCAGAGAACTCGATTACAAAGCGGCGGCCGCCTGGGTCGGGCATCCTTACTTCGATGTAATAGACAATTCGCAGGACTTTGAAGCGAAACTCTGTCGTATGATCGAATGCGTGTGCCAGAAGCTGGGTATCGACACCGGAGACAGATTGAGAGCAAGTAGCAGAAAAGTCAAGTTCCTTGTCAAAGGTCCTTTACCGGCAGACTCTGAGTTCCCGCCGTTCCAGGACTTTGATGTCGTCCATAACTACCTCCAAAGTAACAATCCGAAGATGCAGGCTCGTCTGCGTAAACGTGGGCAAAAAG GTCACTGGTCTTACATTCATACAATTCGACGTCCAAAAATGTGCGGCCAAGTGATCGAAGTGAAAACACAATTGACTCATCGAGATTATTTGAACATGCTCGCTCAACGCGATGACTCGCATTTCACCATCTTCAAGCGTCGACGATGTTTCCTCATCAACAATCAGTATTTTCAATTAGATATATACAGAGAACCAGCTCATCCAAG GTGTCGGGGATTGATGCTGCTTGAAACGTACACAGCATTATCCGGAGACCAGCTTAAGAACATATTACCACAGTTCCTGAGAATCGAAAAAGAAGTCACTGGAAATCCAGATTACAGTATGTTCAATCTCAGTCTAAGAGAAGAATGGAACAGTACTAATAAATTCTGCCACAATTTACAAG ATTACGCTCTTGCAGGCTTAACGGAATCTGGATCGACAGAAACAAAAAGTACTTGCACTTCAGAAGCGAAAGATACATCGGTTAAAAAAACAGTAAATGGACTTGATTGTTGTAGAGTCAATGGTGTGGACGTTGTTATAAATAGTGTAGATAAAGTTGTAAATGGCGTACAGAATGGTGTCTACGGTGTTACGAATGGTATCGTGAAATTTGCCGAacaaaatagtataaaaagcAATACTCAAGAATGCGGTAGTCCTACGAAACACTAA
- the LOC122566397 gene encoding TRPL translocation defect protein 14 isoform X14 has product MACDYVNSWKDGKSNCCVVTDQPAFKFQENLLRTMIQIENTFFQLGDSCSRNCLIICDRGAMDASAFISKDKWELMMASNGWNNVELRDNRYNQIIHMVSAANGAEEFYSTEDHACRSEGVVVARELDYKAAAAWVGHPYFDVIDNSQDFEAKLCRMIECVCQKLGIDTGDRLRASSRKVKFLVKGPLPADSEFPPFQDFDVVHNYLQSNNPKMQARLRKRGQKGHWSYIHTIRRPKMCGQVIEVKTQLTHRDYLNMLAQRDDSHFTIFKRRRCFLINNQYFQLDIYREPAHPRCRGLMLLETYTALSGDQLKNILPQFLRIEKEVTGNPDYSMFNLSLREEWNSTNKFCHNLQDYALAGLTESGSTETKSTCTSEAKDTSVKKTVNGLDCCRVNGVDVVINSVDKVVNGVQNGVYGVTNGIVKFAEQNSIKSNTQECGSPTKH; this is encoded by the exons ATGGCTTGCGATTACGTAAACAGTTGGAAAGACGGGAAAAGTAATTGTTGCGTAGTTACCGATCAGCCAG CGTTCAAATTTCAAGAGAATCTTCTGCGCACGATGATACAGATAGAGAATACGTTCTTCCAGCTGGGTGACAGCTGTTCGCGAAATTGTCTTATTATCTGTGATCGTGGTGCCATGGATGCCTCTGCAT TTATATCGAAAGATAAATGGGAACTGATGATGGCTTCGAACGGATGGAACAACGTGGAGCTTCGAGACAACAGGTACAATCAGATCATCCATATGGTCTCGGCAGCAAACGGCGCCGAAGAATTCTACTCGACGGAAGATCACGCGTGCCGTTCGGAAGGCGTCGTGGTAGCCAGAGAACTCGATTACAAAGCGGCGGCCGCCTGGGTCGGGCATCCTTACTTCGATGTAATAGACAATTCGCAGGACTTTGAAGCGAAACTCTGTCGTATGATCGAATGCGTGTGCCAGAAGCTGGGTATCGACACCGGAGACAGATTGAGAGCAAGTAGCAGAAAAGTCAAGTTCCTTGTCAAAGGTCCTTTACCGGCAGACTCTGAGTTCCCGCCGTTCCAGGACTTTGATGTCGTCCATAACTACCTCCAAAGTAACAATCCGAAGATGCAGGCTCGTCTGCGTAAACGTGGGCAAAAAG GTCACTGGTCTTACATTCATACAATTCGACGTCCAAAAATGTGCGGCCAAGTGATCGAAGTGAAAACACAATTGACTCATCGAGATTATTTGAACATGCTCGCTCAACGCGATGACTCGCATTTCACCATCTTCAAGCGTCGACGATGTTTCCTCATCAACAATCAGTATTTTCAATTAGATATATACAGAGAACCAGCTCATCCAAG GTGTCGGGGATTGATGCTGCTTGAAACGTACACAGCATTATCCGGAGACCAGCTTAAGAACATATTACCACAGTTCCTGAGAATCGAAAAAGAAGTCACTGGAAATCCAGATTACAGTATGTTCAATCTCAGTCTAAGAGAAGAATGGAACAGTACTAATAAATTCTGCCACAATTTACAAG ATTACGCTCTTGCAGGCTTAACGGAATCTGGATCGACAGAAACAAAAAGTACTTGCACTTCAGAAGCGAAAGATACATCGGTTAAAAAAACAGTAAATGGACTTGATTGTTGTAGAGTCAATGGTGTGGACGTTGTTATAAATAGTGTAGATAAAGTTGTAAATGGCGTACAGAATGGTGTCTACGGTGTTACGAATGGTATCGTGAAATTTGCCGAacaaaatagtataaaaagcAATACTCAAGAATGCGGTAGTCCTACGAAACACTAA
- the LOC122566397 gene encoding TRPL translocation defect protein 14 isoform X12: MLCAFLNAKDLVVVKQPDRHGYAHSSRTWAGSGGIKFSDLNAEEAFKFQENLLRTMIQIENTFFQLGDSCSRNCLIICDRGAMDASAFISKDKWELMMASNGWNNVELRDNRYNQIIHMVSAANGAEEFYSTEDHACRSEGVVVARELDYKAAAAWVGHPYFDVIDNSQDFEAKLCRMIECVCQKLGIDTGDRLRASSRKVKFLVKGPLPADSEFPPFQDFDVVHNYLQSNNPKMQARLRKRGQKGHWSYIHTIRRPKMCGQVIEVKTQLTHRDYLNMLAQRDDSHFTIFKRRRCFLINNQYFQLDIYREPAHPRCRGLMLLETYTALSGDQLKNILPQFLRIEKEVTGNPDYSMFNLSLREEWNSTNKFCHNLQDYALAGLTESGSTETKSTCTSEAKDTSVKKTVNGLDCCRVNGVDVVINSVDKVVNGVQNGVYGVTNGIVKFAEQNSIKSNTQECGSPTKH, encoded by the exons CGTTCAAATTTCAAGAGAATCTTCTGCGCACGATGATACAGATAGAGAATACGTTCTTCCAGCTGGGTGACAGCTGTTCGCGAAATTGTCTTATTATCTGTGATCGTGGTGCCATGGATGCCTCTGCAT TTATATCGAAAGATAAATGGGAACTGATGATGGCTTCGAACGGATGGAACAACGTGGAGCTTCGAGACAACAGGTACAATCAGATCATCCATATGGTCTCGGCAGCAAACGGCGCCGAAGAATTCTACTCGACGGAAGATCACGCGTGCCGTTCGGAAGGCGTCGTGGTAGCCAGAGAACTCGATTACAAAGCGGCGGCCGCCTGGGTCGGGCATCCTTACTTCGATGTAATAGACAATTCGCAGGACTTTGAAGCGAAACTCTGTCGTATGATCGAATGCGTGTGCCAGAAGCTGGGTATCGACACCGGAGACAGATTGAGAGCAAGTAGCAGAAAAGTCAAGTTCCTTGTCAAAGGTCCTTTACCGGCAGACTCTGAGTTCCCGCCGTTCCAGGACTTTGATGTCGTCCATAACTACCTCCAAAGTAACAATCCGAAGATGCAGGCTCGTCTGCGTAAACGTGGGCAAAAAG GTCACTGGTCTTACATTCATACAATTCGACGTCCAAAAATGTGCGGCCAAGTGATCGAAGTGAAAACACAATTGACTCATCGAGATTATTTGAACATGCTCGCTCAACGCGATGACTCGCATTTCACCATCTTCAAGCGTCGACGATGTTTCCTCATCAACAATCAGTATTTTCAATTAGATATATACAGAGAACCAGCTCATCCAAG GTGTCGGGGATTGATGCTGCTTGAAACGTACACAGCATTATCCGGAGACCAGCTTAAGAACATATTACCACAGTTCCTGAGAATCGAAAAAGAAGTCACTGGAAATCCAGATTACAGTATGTTCAATCTCAGTCTAAGAGAAGAATGGAACAGTACTAATAAATTCTGCCACAATTTACAAG ATTACGCTCTTGCAGGCTTAACGGAATCTGGATCGACAGAAACAAAAAGTACTTGCACTTCAGAAGCGAAAGATACATCGGTTAAAAAAACAGTAAATGGACTTGATTGTTGTAGAGTCAATGGTGTGGACGTTGTTATAAATAGTGTAGATAAAGTTGTAAATGGCGTACAGAATGGTGTCTACGGTGTTACGAATGGTATCGTGAAATTTGCCGAacaaaatagtataaaaagcAATACTCAAGAATGCGGTAGTCCTACGAAACACTAA